A section of the Telopea speciosissima isolate NSW1024214 ecotype Mountain lineage chromosome 3, Tspe_v1, whole genome shotgun sequence genome encodes:
- the LOC122656729 gene encoding transcription factor bHLH68-like codes for MNRGGLQSAVVQQMMASNPNWWNLNNMRPPSQQPSPLNPSSSFFPQFTPPSSSLPLTSWHDNNQELPESWSQLLLGGLVAGEEDRAGLNQFHQSKKLDNWEDQVLYPSPSVTAIDVKQEAASENGYAYGHGNEELQAARPTWSQIMSASSPRSCVTSYSSNMLDFSNNKVDGKHQQPDQSPECNSTATGGAFKKARVQPSSSQTSFKVRKEKLGDRITALHQLVSPFGKTDTASVLLEAIGYIRFLQSQIEALSSPYLGSGSGNMRQQQSVQGERNCIFPEDPGQLLNDPCMKRRGTPEQDGESEPNKKDLRSRGLCLVPVSCTLHVGSDNGADYWAPTLGGGGFR; via the exons ATGAATCGAGGTGGCTTGCAGAGTGCAGTGGTGCAACAAATGATGGCCAGCAACCCTAACTGGTGGAACCTTAATAACATGCGCCCACCATCTCAACAACCTTCTCCTCTCaatccttcttcctccttcttccctcAGTTCACCCCACCTTCTTCCTCACTGCCTTTAACCTCTTGGCATGATAATAACCAAGAGCTTCCAGAGTCTTGGAGCCAACTACTTct GGGTGGATTGGTGgctggagaagaagatagggcTGGTTTGAATCAATTTCATCAGTCTAAGAAGTTAGACAATTGGGAGGATCAAGTTTTGTATCCATCACCAAGTGTTACTGCCATTGATGTGAAGCAAGAAGCTGCTTCTGAAAATGGTTATGCATATGGTCATGGGAATGAAGAATTGCAGGCAGCAAGGCCTACTTGGTCTCAAATTATGTCAGCTTCTTCTCCTAGATCTTGTGTTACTAGTTACAGCAGTAATATGTTGGATTTTTCCAACAATAAGGTAGATGGAAAGCATCAACAACCAGATCAATCACCTGAG tgtaaCAGCACTGCCACTGGTGGGGCATTCAAGAAGGCTAGGGTTCAACCCTCTTCAAGCCAAACTAGCTTCAAG GTAAGGAAggagaagctaggtgatagaaTAACAGCTCTTCACCAGCTAGTCTCTCCATTTGGAAAG ACTGACACTGCTTCTGTGTTGTTAGAAGCCATTGGATACATCAGATTCCTTCAGAGTCAAATTGAG GCTCTCAGCTCCCCATACTTGGGTAGTGGATCAGGAAACATGAGGCAACAACAATCT GTTCAAGGAGAAAGGAATTGTATATTTCCTGAAGACCCTGGTCAG TTGCTGAATGATCCTTGCATGAAAAGAAGAGGAACTCCTGAACAG GATGGTGAAAGTGAACCCAACAAGAAGGATTTGAGGAGTAGAGGATTGTGCCTTGTTCCTGTATCTTGCACTCTACATGTAGGGAGTGACAATGGAGCTGATTATTGGGCTCCGACGCTCGGCGGCGGCGGATTCCGATAG